A single Lactuca sativa cultivar Salinas chromosome 8, Lsat_Salinas_v11, whole genome shotgun sequence DNA region contains:
- the LOC111887616 gene encoding protein HHL1, chloroplastic isoform X2, whose protein sequence is MEVCMSLKAHALVPKTSINSKNLRTIDDSNLIRHSFCSSQIQRKQQQNQGKRLMVVEAKGKKGMQARQFQRPMPAMPKIEDDGNPRFVIFIRMANDEKEVQKTAIRQHRVLRAATEFRYGYKLVEGTNIRAALASNDVIELPTKAELKTVLDKVIDFFGDAKESFGKLTELNSTSDTESEEKATDKPKVKT, encoded by the exons ATGGAGGTATGTATGTCTCTGAAAGCACACGCACTGGTTCCAAAAACCTCCATCAACTCCAAGAATCTAAGAACAATCGATGATTCCAACTTAATCAGACACTCGTTTTGTTCATCGCAAATTCAAAGGAAGCAGCAGCAGAATCAAGGAAAGAGATTAATGGTGGTTGAAGCAAAAGGGAAAAAAGGAATGCAAGCTCGTCAGTTCCAACGCCCAATGCCTGCTATGCCCAAAATCGAAGACGATGGCAACCCTAGATTCGTCATATTCATCCGTATGGCCAAT GATGAGAAGGAAGTTCAAAAGACAGCAATTCGACAGCATCGTGTGTTACGCGCAGCTACCGAATTTCGATATGGATACAAACTTGTG GAAGGTACCAACATAAGAGCAGCACTTGCAAGCAATGATGTTATTGAG CTCCCAACAAAAGCCGAATTGAAAACCGTGTTGGATAAAGTTATAGATTTCTTTGGGGATGCCAAAGAGTCGTTTGGGAAATTGACTGAACTAAACTCGACATCTGACACAGAGTCCGAGGAAAAGGCCACTGATAAACCCAA GGTCAAAACCTGA
- the LOC111887616 gene encoding protein HHL1, chloroplastic isoform X1, with product MEVCMSLKAHALVPKTSINSKNLRTIDDSNLIRHSFCSSQIQRKQQQNQGKRLMVVEAKGKKGMQARQFQRPMPAMPKIEDDGNPRFVIFIRMANVYLWYPVSIVAGGTTAKILIAGKDNFVGKYIYKDTLSKNLAGVIYKDEKEVQKTAIRQHRVLRAATEFRYGYKLVEGTNIRAALASNDVIELPTKAELKTVLDKVIDFFGDAKESFGKLTELNSTSDTESEEKATDKPKVKT from the exons ATGGAGGTATGTATGTCTCTGAAAGCACACGCACTGGTTCCAAAAACCTCCATCAACTCCAAGAATCTAAGAACAATCGATGATTCCAACTTAATCAGACACTCGTTTTGTTCATCGCAAATTCAAAGGAAGCAGCAGCAGAATCAAGGAAAGAGATTAATGGTGGTTGAAGCAAAAGGGAAAAAAGGAATGCAAGCTCGTCAGTTCCAACGCCCAATGCCTGCTATGCCCAAAATCGAAGACGATGGCAACCCTAGATTCGTCATATTCATCCGTATGGCCAAT GTTTATTTGTGGTACCCCGTGAGTATTGTAGCGGGTGGGACAACCGCAAAGATCCTGATTGCTGGTAAAGATAATTTTGTTGGGAAGTACATATACAAAGACACACTATCAAAAAATCTTGCAGGAGTTATTTACAAA GATGAGAAGGAAGTTCAAAAGACAGCAATTCGACAGCATCGTGTGTTACGCGCAGCTACCGAATTTCGATATGGATACAAACTTGTG GAAGGTACCAACATAAGAGCAGCACTTGCAAGCAATGATGTTATTGAG CTCCCAACAAAAGCCGAATTGAAAACCGTGTTGGATAAAGTTATAGATTTCTTTGGGGATGCCAAAGAGTCGTTTGGGAAATTGACTGAACTAAACTCGACATCTGACACAGAGTCCGAGGAAAAGGCCACTGATAAACCCAA GGTCAAAACCTGA